The nucleotide sequence ggaatgaaaaataaaatcactggaCAAAATACTTCAATGGCCACTAGCCACTGCAGAATAGCTTCTGCCAATAGCAGAAGAGTGGGAAAATGCTAGGATCTCAGTTAACTAGATAACCAGGTCAAAGAAGTCTTACAATGtaaagatggaaaacaaaaagagtgaaataTGAGAAGATAACAGATGTAAAAGGCAAGTCAAGGAAATTTAACACATAACAGGCACTGCAGAAGAGAATATTGGAATACTAAGCAAAGAAATCTTTCTAAGTTGAGCAGTCGAAGAAAAGCACAAAAATCATCTcagtatttaaagaaaatgacagagaataaaataatgaaaaaaattagaatcagGAAGTGTATATAATAGAAATACATGCAACagtttccagaaagagaaaatagagaagCAATACCCAGAGAAGCAATAAATACAGCAATGGTTGAAAATATATTAGTGGAagtactttcttctttttgttttaatgtgtcTTAAAATGAGCATGTATTATTTAATTGGAAAAATCCACCACAGAGGAAATTAAAAGACATGCAATATGCTGgcttttaagaattattttagaagattaaaatcctcattaaaaatgggcaatgaggggcgcctgtgtggctcagtgggttaaagcctctgctttcggctcaggtcatgatcccagggtcctgggatcaagccccacttcggggtctctgctcagcagggagcctgcttcccctccctctctctgcctgcctctctgcctgcttgtcatctctgtctgtcaaataaataaataaaattttttaaaaaaaggggcaACGAATATAAGCAGTTAATTCttagaggaaatacaaattacCAATAAATAACAGATACTCAGCTTCCCAGCTTATTGAATAGTGCAATTTAAAACAATAgtaaagttggggcacctggacggCTCCAACAGTtgatcatctgccttcggcttaggtcatgatcccaggatcttgggattgatacctgtgtctggcttcctactcagtggaaagccttcttctctatctctctctctgcccctcccccactcactctcactctaaaataaataatttttaaattttattcctacTATTAAGTAGGAAGATACCTGTTGATGTTAGAGAAACAAGAGAGGGGAACTTAGGTTCCTGACACCGTGGAGTGCTACATCAGACCTAGACTAACTATATTTAGGGTTCTTTGtcataagagaaataaatttctgttttgtttaacaCTTTGTTTTGGCAATTTCTACTATAAACAGTTGGATCTAGTCCTAATTAAAATATTCAACCTCTTCTCTGGCCCAGgaagcaaatttttaaataatcaagaaAGAGCTTTGTGTTATGTCTCTTTTCATTTACCCACTCATGGAACAAATATCCAAGAGGTACATAATTTAGAGTTGATAACTTTGAGCAGAATTTCCAAGGGAGAGATGACATTATTAGCCATGTGGAGGCTGCAAACCAGGGAAGCATTTGCTGTAGAGAACAGCATCAGTGATCCTTGGGTGATCCCTACAGATGTCTCAACTTATCTTGTGAGAGACCATAAAACGATGACAAGATGTTAACATAAGGATTTGAGAGCTCAGGGTATCACTGAATTACGGAACTACTGAATTCTGACAGTCATTGTCTGAAACcaactgatttttccttttcctctttttaaaacttctagTATAACTAAAAATGATGCCAACAGAACTCTGAgcaagctgcttttttttttttaaagattttatttatttatttgacagacacagatcacaagtaggcagagaggcaggcagagagagagagggaagcaggctccctgctgagcagagagcccaatgcgggactcgatcccaggaccccgagatcatgacctgagccgaaggcagcggcttaacccactgagccacccaggcgcccctgagcaagCTGCTTTCTTGAAGACTGTTAGCTTAATACTGTTTATCCTATAAAGTCCAGTTTATTAACTATGCCCCAGTCCAAACTTCCTAGGGCCTAGAATAAGATACAGTTAGGAGGCTTAACAACAGCAAGAAATACTCAATGGCATAATGGTTAAGAGCTTAATAAGCACTGCCGTCAGACATATCTGGCCTGGAGTCTCCCATTTTCAAACTATAGGATCTCGGACAAGTTTTGGAAGCCTCCAAAGCCTCAAATCCCTCATCAGGGATAATAATGGATATATAGATTTAATCATGAAAGtgtttagcacaatgcctggcacataacacTCACTCAGTAAATGAGAAAAGATTTCTTATCACAAGATTCCCATTGTCCATAAGAAAATTTTATGTGTAGCTTGGAACACCTCCAGAGGTAATCTACCATGACTCCAAAAAATGTCCAGGTTTTACCAGTTCATGTAGAACTTGGAGTCACATTTACAATATTCATCATTCTGCTGGTTCATGGCCTTCTAGTTCATATGGAAACCCCACCCCTGCCAACTCTTCTCCCCCTTCCATCTAAGTATGCAAATTCTCTGGCAGTGTTTGCATAAACAAGCCTTTTCCTTCTGGATGATATCCATATCATTCTTTCCTCTGGCCTCTTTGCTGATGTTTGCAATTAAGGGTTCTACTGCCTTCTTAAATACATGGAGATTCCGCTCCactattttcacattttccttaaaatgtttttaatttttttgattctCCCTTTATAAGAAGGGCACCATACTGTATGTAAGCTTTGGGGACTTATCTTTTCACTTAATATCGTGCTAAGAGTCACCCATGTTGCATGTCATTGCGGCTCATTTCTTTTGGCTGTTATACATTACCAACACTCTTCTGATGATGGGCACCTGGATACTTTCTAGGTTTAGGTTTTGCTATTGTGAAAGTACTAGAAAGTATACTCTTCCTCAAATGTGTGAGAGCTTCTCTTGGCCTACCCCTAGGAGTGGTATAGTTAGGTGTGAATGTTACATGTTACttcatatattctattttttatatctaatgttttcattttttaatgatctCCTCTCCTGCTTCGTTTTCCCTTATTTCTTTCAGCTATTTATCatgcttattttaaattcttggtGTGTTCATTCCACTAATTCTGCTTCAGAGATATGTTTATGTTATGTACTTAAAGGCTTGAATTACATATGCACAACTCTTTATAGAGGTCATCTCTGAATGATtcagattataaaaaaaaaaaatcagttcaacTGACCTGGatagcatttcattttattatataaaatgtaaaaagcctTGACctagaaaaaaaggggaagagaCTTAATAGAAACTTTAGAATCTTCTTAGGAAAGCAATGATTGCTGAAAGATACCTTTTGCTCCAGCCACGCTGAGCAAGTGTCTTCTTGGCAATTCGCAGCACAGTTCCAGAGATCATATGATCCGAGGTTCCTCCCACTCACCTCTGAATGATTTGAGTGGTTAGAATTTGAGGAAATATGAAAAGAACCAAAGAACATTCTCCATGAAAGCCAAGCTCAAAGACTGGTCCTCTTTCATTCTGCTGAGTACATTTGGAGCAGGAAGGATCAAAGTTCCTGAAGAAGGCATGCCCTTctgttcatttcacttttttggCCTGGGGCTCTAGAATGGAGCTGGGCATCCCACCGCCCTTCCTCCACTCACAGATATCTGCATAGCTGCATGTCCGGCATTTCCAAGCCTCCTCCACATCAACCCCTTGAGGCTCTCGGTGGCCCATCCAGTAGGCCATATAGTGCTGCACTTTGCTTTTCACCTCCTTCTCTTCAAAGGCCACCACCTCTGTACCCAGCACAGTGGCAGTCTCTTGGTGGATATATTCAATCTTCAGGATATCAATAACTGGGAGGTCAGACAGGGTTAGAGACAAGAAGACCAACTCCATGAGGTCGCCCAGGGACTTCACAGAGAAGCCTCCCTGACAGGCGTGCTTCAGCACTGATGGTCCCAGTGGCTTGTCTGGACATAATTTTGTATGGTGGATTAGACTAGCGCTGGTCACTTTCCCTTGAACCATGGCATCAAAGATATATTTATACAGGCTGACttgaaaacagtctttttttttctgagcttccAGAGGGAGCATAGGGCGCCTGCGTGTCTTCAGTTCAGCCAGTTCCAGCTCCCCCTTGGCTGTATAGTGCAGCTCATCAATTACTCCAACGAGCAGCACACCGGCCACTTCTCCAAACACTGGAAACTCTCTGACACGTCCCTCTGACTGCAAGACAGGAATCATTGATAATATATTCAGAAATTTAACTGCCCAAGCATCTTCTTTAGTAGTGATGGAGAGAGTCACAAGATCGTGAACTTCTAGTTCTCTAGCTAGGTGGATACTGGCACCAGTGTCCAAAACAGCTGCCTTCTCAGGAGCCAAGAAACCAGGAAGCTCCTTCTCATATACCATTTGCTGTTCACACCAGTCCTGAGTAGACAGGTCAGTGACATACAAATATTTAAGGTGGAATCGCTCCATAGGTGATGAGCCATCCAATTTTCTTTTCCACGTTGGTAGGCTTATGAGCTTGCTA is from Meles meles chromosome 1, mMelMel3.1 paternal haplotype, whole genome shotgun sequence and encodes:
- the EXO5 gene encoding exonuclease V isoform X1 — its product is MRCGAQGSVPAVAAAPGWERPGQRLFFFFFLLSQARLLDLSRRSTGTACQAGDPLLSFPTPPRHCRECSVNFRAGVEFLGRQWFGALGKVRAEGYAGLCAMAETGEEVSAEASGFSDMSDSEFLEYLDLEDTQESSASLSKPGPSSELPGKDSKLISLPTWKRKLDGSSPMERFHLKYLYVTDLSTQDWCEQQMVYEKELPGFLAPEKAAVLDTGASIHLARELEVHDLVTLSITTKEDAWAVKFLNILSMIPVLQSEGRVREFPVFGEVAGVLLVGVIDELHYTAKGELELAELKTRRRPMLPLEAQKKKDCFQVSLYKYIFDAMVQGKVTSASLIHHTKLCPDKPLGPSVLKHACQGGFSVKSLGDLMELVFLSLTLSDLPVIDILKIEYIHQETATVLGTEVVAFEEKEVKSKVQHYMAYWMGHREPQGVDVEEAWKCRTCSYADICEWRKGGGMPSSILEPQAKKVK
- the EXO5 gene encoding exonuclease V isoform X2 — encoded protein: MRRGYAGLCAMAETGEEVSAEASGFSDMSDSEFLEYLDLEDTQESSASLSKPGPSSELPGKDSKLISLPTWKRKLDGSSPMERFHLKYLYVTDLSTQDWCEQQMVYEKELPGFLAPEKAAVLDTGASIHLARELEVHDLVTLSITTKEDAWAVKFLNILSMIPVLQSEGRVREFPVFGEVAGVLLVGVIDELHYTAKGELELAELKTRRRPMLPLEAQKKKDCFQVSLYKYIFDAMVQGKVTSASLIHHTKLCPDKPLGPSVLKHACQGGFSVKSLGDLMELVFLSLTLSDLPVIDILKIEYIHQETATVLGTEVVAFEEKEVKSKVQHYMAYWMGHREPQGVDVEEAWKCRTCSYADICEWRKGGGMPSSILEPQAKKVK
- the EXO5 gene encoding exonuclease V isoform X3 → MAETGEEVSAEASGFSDMSDSEFLEYLDLEDTQESSASLSKPGPSSELPGKDSKLISLPTWKRKLDGSSPMERFHLKYLYVTDLSTQDWCEQQMVYEKELPGFLAPEKAAVLDTGASIHLARELEVHDLVTLSITTKEDAWAVKFLNILSMIPVLQSEGRVREFPVFGEVAGVLLVGVIDELHYTAKGELELAELKTRRRPMLPLEAQKKKDCFQVSLYKYIFDAMVQGKVTSASLIHHTKLCPDKPLGPSVLKHACQGGFSVKSLGDLMELVFLSLTLSDLPVIDILKIEYIHQETATVLGTEVVAFEEKEVKSKVQHYMAYWMGHREPQGVDVEEAWKCRTCSYADICEWRKGGGMPSSILEPQAKKVK